From the genome of Triticum aestivum cultivar Chinese Spring chromosome 3B, IWGSC CS RefSeq v2.1, whole genome shotgun sequence, one region includes:
- the LOC123070097 gene encoding V-type proton ATPase subunit c''2, which translates to MSSDYSSSWARALVHISPYTFSAIGIAVSIGVSVLGAAWGIFITGSSLIGAAIKAPRITSKNLISVIFCEAVAIYGVIVAIILQTKLESVPTSRMHDPESMRAGYAIFASGLIVGFANLVCGVCVGIIGSSCALSDAQNSTLFVKILVIEIFGSALGLFGVIVGIIMSAQATWPTKV; encoded by the exons ATGTCGTCGGACTACTCGTCGTCGTGGGCGCGCGCGCTCGTGCATATCTCGCCCTACACCTTCTCCGCCATCGGCATCGCCGTCTCCATCGGTGTCTCTGTCCTCGGCGCAGCATG GGGGATCTTCATCACGGGGAGCAGCCTCATCGGGGCCGCCATCAAGGCGCCCAGGATCACCTCCAAGAACCTCATCAG TGTCATCTTCTGTGAGGCCGTTGCAATTTATGGTGTAATCGTGGCGATCATCCTCCAAACAAAGCTTGAAAGTGTGCCAACATCCCGAATGCATGATCCAGAGTCTATGCGAGCTGGTTATGCAATCTTTGCCTCAGGTCTTATTGTCGGCTTTGCTAATCTTGTTTGCGG GGTATGCGTGGGAATAATCGGAAGCAGCTGTGCACTGTCTGATGCCCAGAATTCAACACTCTTTGTAAAGATCCTGGTGATTGAGATCTTTGGCAGTGCTTTGGGCCTCTTTGGAGTGATCGTGGGCATAATCATGTCAGCTCAAGCAACATGGCCAACAAAAGTCTAA